A region of Vicugna pacos chromosome 7, VicPac4, whole genome shotgun sequence DNA encodes the following proteins:
- the WDR86 gene encoding WD repeat-containing protein 86 isoform X12, which translates to MEEALAGGLLVTGSTDGTAKVWQVASGCCHQTLRGHTGAVLCLVLDTPSHTAFTGSTDATIRAWDILSGEQLRVFREHQGSVICLERFGGAAETPPCSQRHQCAVPTLHPPPPAGEPARVLRQRGQDGQVLASRHRGERAHLRGPRTQRERPQVPRGYLGFCSSPFALRHPCETGQQVPERAPKTHPALPAYAPRPAASRARPRALGAGGPVAPCVHSVHGQRGRPRARLRRPVRSAAEGVPRPRLHHQLHPGARPGALHRLARWRPAPLGRARPPARPAAAPRRPQAQPLAPLQQQGGLRRRRAPAAGLRPTGPPPHRPAEGARPAGTEGTRAAGAAFPPRRGTSEARREGCAHPRPPPSLPAPPPARAPGEPSPQPASPPTRDLPGVSSPSARGA; encoded by the exons aTGGAGGAGGCCCTGGCCGGGGGGCTCCTGGTGACAGGCAGCACGGATGGCACGGCCAAGGTGTGGCAGGTGGCCAGTGGCTGCTGCCACCAGACGCTGCGGGGCCACACAGGTGCCGTGCTCTGCCTGGTGCTGGACACACCTAGCCATACGGCCTTCACTGGCAGCACTGATGCCACCATTCGAGCCTGGGACATCCTGAGTGGGGAGCAGCTGCGTGTGTTCCGGGAGCACCAGGGCTCCGTCATCTGTCTGGAG AGGTTTGGAGGGGCTGCTGAAACGCCCCCCTGCAGCCAGCGGCACCAGTGTGCAGTGCCGaccctccatcctcctcccccagctgGTGAACCGGCACGTGTACTCAGGCAGCGCGGACAGGACGGTCAAGTGCTGGCTAGCAGACACCGGGGAGAGCGTGCGCACCTTCGCGGCCCACGGACACAGCGTGAGCGCCCTCAAGTACCACGCGGGTACCT GGGCTTCTGCTCTTCTCCATTTGCCTTACGACATCCCTGTGAGACGGGCCAACAGGTCCCGGAGAGGGCTCCCAAAACTCACCCTGCCCTGCCAGCCTATGCCCCACGCCCCGCAGCTTCCCGGGCAAGGCCGAGGGCTCTCGGGGCGGGAGGCCCAGTGGCGCCATGTGTTCACAGTGTTCACGGGCAGCGGGGACGCCCGCGCGCGCGCCTTCGACGCCCAGTCCGGAGCGCTGCGGAGGGTGTTCCGCGGCCACGCCTTCATCATCAACTGCATCCAG GTGCACGGCCAGGTGCTCTACACCGCCTCGCACGATGGCGCCCTGCGCCTCTGGGACGTGCGCGGCCTCCCGcgcgccccgccgccgcgccccggCGCCCCCAAGCGCAGCCTCTCGCGCCTCTTCAACAACAAGGTGGGctgcgccgccgccgcgcccctGCAGCCGGCCTGAGACCGACCGGCCCGCCACCCCACCGCCCCGCGGAGGGAGCGCGGCCCGCTGGCACCGAGGGGACGAGGGCGGCGGGTGCCGCCTTTCCTCCACGTCGGGGGACTTCCGAAGCCCGGAGGGAAGGCTGTGCTCATCCCCGGCCGCCTCCTTCtctgcccgccccgcccccagccagaGCCCCTGGGGAGCCCAGCCCTCAGCCTGCCTCCCCGCCCACCCGGGACCTTCCCGGGGTCTCCAGCCCCTCGGCCCGGGGCGCCTGA
- the WDR86 gene encoding WD repeat-containing protein 86 isoform X5 produces the protein MPGRPSLAGRSLLLVLRPISGMGGGGSALKVCADHRGGINWLSLSPDGQRLLTGSEDGTARLWSTADGQCCALLQGHESYVTFCQLEDEAAFTCSADCTIRKWDVLTGQCLQVFRGHTSIVNRILVTNNQLFSSSYDRTARAWNVDKGQVSQEFRGHRNCVLTLAYSAPWDLPGAPCMEEALAGGLLVTGSTDGTAKVWQVASGCCHQTLRGHTGAVLCLVLDTPSHTAFTGSTDATIRAWDILSGEQLRVFREHQGSVICLELVNRHVYSGSADRTVKCWLADTGESVRTFAAHGHSVSALKYHAGTWASALLHLPYDIPVRRANRSRRGLPKLTLPCQPMPHAPQLPGQGRGLSGREAQWRHVFTVFTGSGDARARAFDAQSGALRRVFRGHAFIINCIQPEPLGSPALSLPPRPPGTFPGSPAPRPGAPDAPRSPAFPAERNGRFEKPLSHRLLFWQIVRL, from the exons ATGCCGGGGCGCCCCTCCCTAGCGGGGCGCAGCCTCCTCCTGGTACTCCGCCCGATCAGCGGGATGGGGGGCGGAGGGTCTGCCCTGAAGGTCTGCGCGGACCACCGCGGGGGCATCAACTGGCTCAGCCTGAGCCCCGACGGGCAGCGCCTGCTGACGGGCAGCGAGGACGGCACAGCCCGGCTCTGGAGCACCGCGGACGGCCAGTGCTGCGCCCTCCTGCAAG GACACGAAAGCTATGTGACCTTCTGCCAGCTGGAGGACGAAGCCGCCTTCACGTGCAGCGCTGACTGCACCATCAGGAAGTGGGACGTGCTGACTGGGCAGTGTCTGCAGGTGTTTCGGGGACACACGTCCATTGTGAACAG GATCCTGGTCACCAACAATCAGCTCTTCAGCAGTTCCTACGACCGGACAGCTCGCGCCTGGAATGTGGACAAGGGGCAGGTGTCCCAGGAGTTCCGGGGCCACCGCAACTGTGTGCTGACTTTAGCCTACTCGGCCCCCTGGGAcctccctggggctccctgcaTGGAGGAGGCCCTGGCCGGGGGGCTCCTGGTGACAGGCAGCACGGATGGCACGGCCAAGGTGTGGCAGGTGGCCAGTGGCTGCTGCCACCAGACGCTGCGGGGCCACACAGGTGCCGTGCTCTGCCTGGTGCTGGACACACCTAGCCATACGGCCTTCACTGGCAGCACTGATGCCACCATTCGAGCCTGGGACATCCTGAGTGGGGAGCAGCTGCGTGTGTTCCGGGAGCACCAGGGCTCCGTCATCTGTCTGGAG ctgGTGAACCGGCACGTGTACTCAGGCAGCGCGGACAGGACGGTCAAGTGCTGGCTAGCAGACACCGGGGAGAGCGTGCGCACCTTCGCGGCCCACGGACACAGCGTGAGCGCCCTCAAGTACCACGCGGGTACCT GGGCTTCTGCTCTTCTCCATTTGCCTTACGACATCCCTGTGAGACGGGCCAACAGGTCCCGGAGAGGGCTCCCAAAACTCACCCTGCCCTGCCAGCCTATGCCCCACGCCCCGCAGCTTCCCGGGCAAGGCCGAGGGCTCTCGGGGCGGGAGGCCCAGTGGCGCCATGTGTTCACAGTGTTCACGGGCAGCGGGGACGCCCGCGCGCGCGCCTTCGACGCCCAGTCCGGAGCGCTGCGGAGGGTGTTCCGCGGCCACGCCTTCATCATCAACTGCATCCAG ccagaGCCCCTGGGGAGCCCAGCCCTCAGCCTGCCTCCCCGCCCACCCGGGACCTTCCCGGGGTCTCCAGCCCCTCGGCCCGGGGCGCCTGACGCCCCCAGAAGCCCGGCCTTTCCTGCTGAGCGAAACGGACGCTTCGAAAAGCCGCTGAGCCACAGATTGTTGTTTTGGCAAATTGTACGCTTGTGA
- the WDR86 gene encoding WD repeat-containing protein 86 isoform X8, with translation MPGRPSLAGRSLLLVLRPISGMGGGGSALKVCADHRGGINWLSLSPDGQRLLTGSEDGTARLWSTADGQCCALLQGHESYVTFCQLEDEAAFTCSADCTIRKWDVLTGQCLQVFRGHTSIVNRILVTNNQLFSSSYDRTARAWNVDKGQVSQEFRGHRNCVLTLAYSAPWDLPGAPCMEEALAGGLLVTGSTDGTAKVWQVASGCCHQTLRGHTGAVLCLVLDTPSHTAFTGSTDATIRAWDILSGEQLRVFREHQGSVICLELVNRHVYSGSADRTVKCWLADTGESVRTFAAHGHSVSALKYHAGTWASALLHLPYDIPVRRANRSRRGLPKLTLPCQPMPHAPQLPGQGRGLSGREAQWRHVFTVFTGSGDARARAFDAQSGALRRVFRGHAFIINCIQAPAGPWCRKKKSCRRRCPP, from the exons ATGCCGGGGCGCCCCTCCCTAGCGGGGCGCAGCCTCCTCCTGGTACTCCGCCCGATCAGCGGGATGGGGGGCGGAGGGTCTGCCCTGAAGGTCTGCGCGGACCACCGCGGGGGCATCAACTGGCTCAGCCTGAGCCCCGACGGGCAGCGCCTGCTGACGGGCAGCGAGGACGGCACAGCCCGGCTCTGGAGCACCGCGGACGGCCAGTGCTGCGCCCTCCTGCAAG GACACGAAAGCTATGTGACCTTCTGCCAGCTGGAGGACGAAGCCGCCTTCACGTGCAGCGCTGACTGCACCATCAGGAAGTGGGACGTGCTGACTGGGCAGTGTCTGCAGGTGTTTCGGGGACACACGTCCATTGTGAACAG GATCCTGGTCACCAACAATCAGCTCTTCAGCAGTTCCTACGACCGGACAGCTCGCGCCTGGAATGTGGACAAGGGGCAGGTGTCCCAGGAGTTCCGGGGCCACCGCAACTGTGTGCTGACTTTAGCCTACTCGGCCCCCTGGGAcctccctggggctccctgcaTGGAGGAGGCCCTGGCCGGGGGGCTCCTGGTGACAGGCAGCACGGATGGCACGGCCAAGGTGTGGCAGGTGGCCAGTGGCTGCTGCCACCAGACGCTGCGGGGCCACACAGGTGCCGTGCTCTGCCTGGTGCTGGACACACCTAGCCATACGGCCTTCACTGGCAGCACTGATGCCACCATTCGAGCCTGGGACATCCTGAGTGGGGAGCAGCTGCGTGTGTTCCGGGAGCACCAGGGCTCCGTCATCTGTCTGGAG ctgGTGAACCGGCACGTGTACTCAGGCAGCGCGGACAGGACGGTCAAGTGCTGGCTAGCAGACACCGGGGAGAGCGTGCGCACCTTCGCGGCCCACGGACACAGCGTGAGCGCCCTCAAGTACCACGCGGGTACCT GGGCTTCTGCTCTTCTCCATTTGCCTTACGACATCCCTGTGAGACGGGCCAACAGGTCCCGGAGAGGGCTCCCAAAACTCACCCTGCCCTGCCAGCCTATGCCCCACGCCCCGCAGCTTCCCGGGCAAGGCCGAGGGCTCTCGGGGCGGGAGGCCCAGTGGCGCCATGTGTTCACAGTGTTCACGGGCAGCGGGGACGCCCGCGCGCGCGCCTTCGACGCCCAGTCCGGAGCGCTGCGGAGGGTGTTCCGCGGCCACGCCTTCATCATCAACTGCATCCAG gccccaGCTGGCCCCTGgtgcagaaagaagaaaagctgcAGAAGACGGTGTCCACCCTGA
- the WDR86 gene encoding WD repeat-containing protein 86 isoform X15: MPGRPSLAGRSLLLVLRPISGMGGGGSALKVCADHRGGINWLSLSPDGQRLLTGSEDGTARLWSTADGQCCALLQGHESYVTFCQLEDEAAFTCSADCTIRKWDVLTGQCLQVFRGHTSIVNRILVTNNQLFSSSYDRTARAWNVDKGQVSQEFRGHRNCVLTLAYSAPWDLPGAPCMEEALAGGLLVTGSTDGTAKVWQVASGCCHQTLRGHTGAVLCLVLDTPSHTAFTGSTDATIRAWDILSGEQLRVFREHQGSVICLERFGGAAETPPCSQRHQCAVPTLHPPPPAGEPARVLRQRGQDGQVLASRHRGERAHLRGPRTQRERPQVPRGYL, from the exons ATGCCGGGGCGCCCCTCCCTAGCGGGGCGCAGCCTCCTCCTGGTACTCCGCCCGATCAGCGGGATGGGGGGCGGAGGGTCTGCCCTGAAGGTCTGCGCGGACCACCGCGGGGGCATCAACTGGCTCAGCCTGAGCCCCGACGGGCAGCGCCTGCTGACGGGCAGCGAGGACGGCACAGCCCGGCTCTGGAGCACCGCGGACGGCCAGTGCTGCGCCCTCCTGCAAG GACACGAAAGCTATGTGACCTTCTGCCAGCTGGAGGACGAAGCCGCCTTCACGTGCAGCGCTGACTGCACCATCAGGAAGTGGGACGTGCTGACTGGGCAGTGTCTGCAGGTGTTTCGGGGACACACGTCCATTGTGAACAG GATCCTGGTCACCAACAATCAGCTCTTCAGCAGTTCCTACGACCGGACAGCTCGCGCCTGGAATGTGGACAAGGGGCAGGTGTCCCAGGAGTTCCGGGGCCACCGCAACTGTGTGCTGACTTTAGCCTACTCGGCCCCCTGGGAcctccctggggctccctgcaTGGAGGAGGCCCTGGCCGGGGGGCTCCTGGTGACAGGCAGCACGGATGGCACGGCCAAGGTGTGGCAGGTGGCCAGTGGCTGCTGCCACCAGACGCTGCGGGGCCACACAGGTGCCGTGCTCTGCCTGGTGCTGGACACACCTAGCCATACGGCCTTCACTGGCAGCACTGATGCCACCATTCGAGCCTGGGACATCCTGAGTGGGGAGCAGCTGCGTGTGTTCCGGGAGCACCAGGGCTCCGTCATCTGTCTGGAG AGGTTTGGAGGGGCTGCTGAAACGCCCCCCTGCAGCCAGCGGCACCAGTGTGCAGTGCCGaccctccatcctcctcccccagctgGTGAACCGGCACGTGTACTCAGGCAGCGCGGACAGGACGGTCAAGTGCTGGCTAGCAGACACCGGGGAGAGCGTGCGCACCTTCGCGGCCCACGGACACAGCGTGAGCGCCCTCAAGTACCACGCGGGTACCT gtAG
- the WDR86 gene encoding WD repeat-containing protein 86 isoform X14 — MPGRPSLAGRSLLLVLRPISGMGGGGSALKVCADHRGGINWLSLSPDGQRLLTGSEDGTARLWSTADGQCCALLQGHESYVTFCQLEDEAAFTCSADCTIRKWDVLTGQCLQVFRGHTSIVNRILVTNNQLFSSSYDRTARAWNVDKGQVSQEFRGHRNCVLTLAYSAPWDLPGAPCMEEALAGGLLVTGSTDGTAKVWQVASGCCHQTLRGHTGAVLCLVLDTPSHTAFTGSTDATIRAWDILSGEQLRVFREHQGSVICLELVNRHVYSGSADRTVKCWLADTGESVRTFAAHGHSVSALKYHAGTCRRNSEAGSLGWNGLLHKVDRHPDFFIYFASSSLVQISYL, encoded by the exons ATGCCGGGGCGCCCCTCCCTAGCGGGGCGCAGCCTCCTCCTGGTACTCCGCCCGATCAGCGGGATGGGGGGCGGAGGGTCTGCCCTGAAGGTCTGCGCGGACCACCGCGGGGGCATCAACTGGCTCAGCCTGAGCCCCGACGGGCAGCGCCTGCTGACGGGCAGCGAGGACGGCACAGCCCGGCTCTGGAGCACCGCGGACGGCCAGTGCTGCGCCCTCCTGCAAG GACACGAAAGCTATGTGACCTTCTGCCAGCTGGAGGACGAAGCCGCCTTCACGTGCAGCGCTGACTGCACCATCAGGAAGTGGGACGTGCTGACTGGGCAGTGTCTGCAGGTGTTTCGGGGACACACGTCCATTGTGAACAG GATCCTGGTCACCAACAATCAGCTCTTCAGCAGTTCCTACGACCGGACAGCTCGCGCCTGGAATGTGGACAAGGGGCAGGTGTCCCAGGAGTTCCGGGGCCACCGCAACTGTGTGCTGACTTTAGCCTACTCGGCCCCCTGGGAcctccctggggctccctgcaTGGAGGAGGCCCTGGCCGGGGGGCTCCTGGTGACAGGCAGCACGGATGGCACGGCCAAGGTGTGGCAGGTGGCCAGTGGCTGCTGCCACCAGACGCTGCGGGGCCACACAGGTGCCGTGCTCTGCCTGGTGCTGGACACACCTAGCCATACGGCCTTCACTGGCAGCACTGATGCCACCATTCGAGCCTGGGACATCCTGAGTGGGGAGCAGCTGCGTGTGTTCCGGGAGCACCAGGGCTCCGTCATCTGTCTGGAG ctgGTGAACCGGCACGTGTACTCAGGCAGCGCGGACAGGACGGTCAAGTGCTGGCTAGCAGACACCGGGGAGAGCGTGCGCACCTTCGCGGCCCACGGACACAGCGTGAGCGCCCTCAAGTACCACGCGGGTACCT gtAGAAGAAATTCAGAGGCTGGCAGTCTAGGCTGGAATGGATTGCTCCACAAAGTTGACAGGCACCcagatttctttatttactttgctTCATCATCCTTAGTACAAATCTCCTATCTTTAA
- the WDR86 gene encoding WD repeat-containing protein 86 isoform X13, which produces MPGRPSLAGRSLLLVLRPISGMGGGGSALKVCADHRGGINWLSLSPDGQRLLTGSEDGTARLWSTADGQCCALLQGHESYVTFCQLEDEAAFTCSADCTIRKWDVLTGQCLQVFRGHTSIVNRILVTNNQLFSSSYDRTARAWNVDKGQVSQEFRGHRNCVLTLAYSAPWDLPGAPCMEEALAGGLLVTGSTDGTAKVWQVASGCCHQTLRGHTGAVLCLVLDTPSHTAFTGSTDATIRAWDILSGEQLRVFREHQGSVICLELVNRHVYSGSADRTVKCWLADTGESVRTFAAHGHSVSALKYHAGTLFTGSGDARARAFDAQSGALRRVFRGHAFIINCIQAPAGPWCRKKKSCRRRCPP; this is translated from the exons ATGCCGGGGCGCCCCTCCCTAGCGGGGCGCAGCCTCCTCCTGGTACTCCGCCCGATCAGCGGGATGGGGGGCGGAGGGTCTGCCCTGAAGGTCTGCGCGGACCACCGCGGGGGCATCAACTGGCTCAGCCTGAGCCCCGACGGGCAGCGCCTGCTGACGGGCAGCGAGGACGGCACAGCCCGGCTCTGGAGCACCGCGGACGGCCAGTGCTGCGCCCTCCTGCAAG GACACGAAAGCTATGTGACCTTCTGCCAGCTGGAGGACGAAGCCGCCTTCACGTGCAGCGCTGACTGCACCATCAGGAAGTGGGACGTGCTGACTGGGCAGTGTCTGCAGGTGTTTCGGGGACACACGTCCATTGTGAACAG GATCCTGGTCACCAACAATCAGCTCTTCAGCAGTTCCTACGACCGGACAGCTCGCGCCTGGAATGTGGACAAGGGGCAGGTGTCCCAGGAGTTCCGGGGCCACCGCAACTGTGTGCTGACTTTAGCCTACTCGGCCCCCTGGGAcctccctggggctccctgcaTGGAGGAGGCCCTGGCCGGGGGGCTCCTGGTGACAGGCAGCACGGATGGCACGGCCAAGGTGTGGCAGGTGGCCAGTGGCTGCTGCCACCAGACGCTGCGGGGCCACACAGGTGCCGTGCTCTGCCTGGTGCTGGACACACCTAGCCATACGGCCTTCACTGGCAGCACTGATGCCACCATTCGAGCCTGGGACATCCTGAGTGGGGAGCAGCTGCGTGTGTTCCGGGAGCACCAGGGCTCCGTCATCTGTCTGGAG ctgGTGAACCGGCACGTGTACTCAGGCAGCGCGGACAGGACGGTCAAGTGCTGGCTAGCAGACACCGGGGAGAGCGTGCGCACCTTCGCGGCCCACGGACACAGCGTGAGCGCCCTCAAGTACCACGCGGGTACCT TGTTCACGGGCAGCGGGGACGCCCGCGCGCGCGCCTTCGACGCCCAGTCCGGAGCGCTGCGGAGGGTGTTCCGCGGCCACGCCTTCATCATCAACTGCATCCAG gccccaGCTGGCCCCTGgtgcagaaagaagaaaagctgcAGAAGACGGTGTCCACCCTGA
- the WDR86 gene encoding WD repeat-containing protein 86 isoform X2, with protein MPGRPSLAGRSLLLVLRPISGMGGGGSALKVCADHRGGINWLSLSPDGQRLLTGSEDGTARLWSTADGQCCALLQGHESYVTFCQLEDEAAFTCSADCTIRKWDVLTGQCLQVFRGHTSIVNRILVTNNQLFSSSYDRTARAWNVDKGQVSQEFRGHRNCVLTLAYSAPWDLPGAPCMEEALAGGLLVTGSTDGTAKVWQVASGCCHQTLRGHTGAVLCLVLDTPSHTAFTGSTDATIRAWDILSGEQLRVFREHQGSVICLELVNRHVYSGSADRTVKCWLADTGESVRTFAAHGHSVSALKYHAGTWASALLHLPYDIPVRRANRSRRGLPKLTLPCQPMPHAPQLPGQGRGLSGREAQWRHVFTVFTGSGDARARAFDAQSGALRRVFRGHAFIINCIQVGAPALSRAPCLFTGARASPPASASEGKWEARGSAYPGAENPWAETSPSVGPGSRSSRRCSGRRRPEAERGPCWGGGTAGRALQRPPHAPRPQVHGQVLYTASHDGALRLWDVRGLPRAPPPRPGAPKRSLSRLFNNKVGCAAAAPLQPA; from the exons ATGCCGGGGCGCCCCTCCCTAGCGGGGCGCAGCCTCCTCCTGGTACTCCGCCCGATCAGCGGGATGGGGGGCGGAGGGTCTGCCCTGAAGGTCTGCGCGGACCACCGCGGGGGCATCAACTGGCTCAGCCTGAGCCCCGACGGGCAGCGCCTGCTGACGGGCAGCGAGGACGGCACAGCCCGGCTCTGGAGCACCGCGGACGGCCAGTGCTGCGCCCTCCTGCAAG GACACGAAAGCTATGTGACCTTCTGCCAGCTGGAGGACGAAGCCGCCTTCACGTGCAGCGCTGACTGCACCATCAGGAAGTGGGACGTGCTGACTGGGCAGTGTCTGCAGGTGTTTCGGGGACACACGTCCATTGTGAACAG GATCCTGGTCACCAACAATCAGCTCTTCAGCAGTTCCTACGACCGGACAGCTCGCGCCTGGAATGTGGACAAGGGGCAGGTGTCCCAGGAGTTCCGGGGCCACCGCAACTGTGTGCTGACTTTAGCCTACTCGGCCCCCTGGGAcctccctggggctccctgcaTGGAGGAGGCCCTGGCCGGGGGGCTCCTGGTGACAGGCAGCACGGATGGCACGGCCAAGGTGTGGCAGGTGGCCAGTGGCTGCTGCCACCAGACGCTGCGGGGCCACACAGGTGCCGTGCTCTGCCTGGTGCTGGACACACCTAGCCATACGGCCTTCACTGGCAGCACTGATGCCACCATTCGAGCCTGGGACATCCTGAGTGGGGAGCAGCTGCGTGTGTTCCGGGAGCACCAGGGCTCCGTCATCTGTCTGGAG ctgGTGAACCGGCACGTGTACTCAGGCAGCGCGGACAGGACGGTCAAGTGCTGGCTAGCAGACACCGGGGAGAGCGTGCGCACCTTCGCGGCCCACGGACACAGCGTGAGCGCCCTCAAGTACCACGCGGGTACCT GGGCTTCTGCTCTTCTCCATTTGCCTTACGACATCCCTGTGAGACGGGCCAACAGGTCCCGGAGAGGGCTCCCAAAACTCACCCTGCCCTGCCAGCCTATGCCCCACGCCCCGCAGCTTCCCGGGCAAGGCCGAGGGCTCTCGGGGCGGGAGGCCCAGTGGCGCCATGTGTTCACAGTGTTCACGGGCAGCGGGGACGCCCGCGCGCGCGCCTTCGACGCCCAGTCCGGAGCGCTGCGGAGGGTGTTCCGCGGCCACGCCTTCATCATCAACTGCATCCAGGTAGGCGCTCCCGCCCTCTCCCGGGCCCCGTGTCTGTTTACCGGAGCGAGGGCCAGCCCTCCTGCGTCCGCCTCGGAGGGGAAGTGGGAGGCACGCGGCAGCGCCTACCCCGGGGCCGAGAACCCCTGGGCTGAGACTTCCCCATCCGTCGGCCCCGGCAGTCGCAGTTCACGCCGATGCTCGGGCCGGCGCCGGCCGGAGGCAGAGCGGGGCccgtgctggggtggggggacggcGGGGCGCGCCCTCCAGCGCCCGCCCCACGCCCCGCGCCCGCAGGTGCACGGCCAGGTGCTCTACACCGCCTCGCACGATGGCGCCCTGCGCCTCTGGGACGTGCGCGGCCTCCCGcgcgccccgccgccgcgccccggCGCCCCCAAGCGCAGCCTCTCGCGCCTCTTCAACAACAAGGTGGGctgcgccgccgccgcgcccctGCAGCCGGCCTGA
- the WDR86 gene encoding WD repeat-containing protein 86 isoform X11, with translation MPGRPSLAGRSLLLVLRPISGMGGGGSALKVCADHRGGINWLSLSPDGQRLLTGSEDGTARLWSTADGQCCALLQGHESYVTFCQLEDEAAFTCSADCTIRKWDVLTGQCLQVFRGHTSIVNRILVTNNQLFSSSYDRTARAWNVDKGQVSQEFRGHRNCVLTLAYSAPWDLPGAPCMEEALAGGLLVTGSTDGTAKVWQVASGCCHQTLRGHTGAVLCLVLDTPSHTAFTGSTDATIRAWDILSGEQLRVFREHQGSVICLERFGGAAETPPCSQRHQCAVPTLHPPPPAGEPARVLRQRGQDGQVLASRHRGERAHLRGPRTQRERPQVPRGYLVHGQRGRPRARLRRPVRSAAEGVPRPRLHHQLHPARAPGEPSPQPASPPTRDLPGVSSPSARGA, from the exons ATGCCGGGGCGCCCCTCCCTAGCGGGGCGCAGCCTCCTCCTGGTACTCCGCCCGATCAGCGGGATGGGGGGCGGAGGGTCTGCCCTGAAGGTCTGCGCGGACCACCGCGGGGGCATCAACTGGCTCAGCCTGAGCCCCGACGGGCAGCGCCTGCTGACGGGCAGCGAGGACGGCACAGCCCGGCTCTGGAGCACCGCGGACGGCCAGTGCTGCGCCCTCCTGCAAG GACACGAAAGCTATGTGACCTTCTGCCAGCTGGAGGACGAAGCCGCCTTCACGTGCAGCGCTGACTGCACCATCAGGAAGTGGGACGTGCTGACTGGGCAGTGTCTGCAGGTGTTTCGGGGACACACGTCCATTGTGAACAG GATCCTGGTCACCAACAATCAGCTCTTCAGCAGTTCCTACGACCGGACAGCTCGCGCCTGGAATGTGGACAAGGGGCAGGTGTCCCAGGAGTTCCGGGGCCACCGCAACTGTGTGCTGACTTTAGCCTACTCGGCCCCCTGGGAcctccctggggctccctgcaTGGAGGAGGCCCTGGCCGGGGGGCTCCTGGTGACAGGCAGCACGGATGGCACGGCCAAGGTGTGGCAGGTGGCCAGTGGCTGCTGCCACCAGACGCTGCGGGGCCACACAGGTGCCGTGCTCTGCCTGGTGCTGGACACACCTAGCCATACGGCCTTCACTGGCAGCACTGATGCCACCATTCGAGCCTGGGACATCCTGAGTGGGGAGCAGCTGCGTGTGTTCCGGGAGCACCAGGGCTCCGTCATCTGTCTGGAG AGGTTTGGAGGGGCTGCTGAAACGCCCCCCTGCAGCCAGCGGCACCAGTGTGCAGTGCCGaccctccatcctcctcccccagctgGTGAACCGGCACGTGTACTCAGGCAGCGCGGACAGGACGGTCAAGTGCTGGCTAGCAGACACCGGGGAGAGCGTGCGCACCTTCGCGGCCCACGGACACAGCGTGAGCGCCCTCAAGTACCACGCGGGTACCT TGTTCACGGGCAGCGGGGACGCCCGCGCGCGCGCCTTCGACGCCCAGTCCGGAGCGCTGCGGAGGGTGTTCCGCGGCCACGCCTTCATCATCAACTGCATCCAG ccagaGCCCCTGGGGAGCCCAGCCCTCAGCCTGCCTCCCCGCCCACCCGGGACCTTCCCGGGGTCTCCAGCCCCTCGGCCCGGGGCGCCTGA